TTTCAGGATAGATTTGGATGTTATGGGGTGTGTTTGGTGCTTAAAATCAGGTTGAGGCGTTTTGATGGTGTTAAACGGGCTGTTTTGAGGTGTAAACTCGCCCGTTTAACATAATGGGCCAGTCACGCATCAAAGCTTCAAGAACTAGTAAAAACGCGCATCTAAGGCGTACTCACTTCTTACTCAAAATTAGCCTGTACAACATTCAACATGAGCAATAAATCGAACAGGCTATTTACCGCACTCTTATTACTATTCGCTGAGCGTACACAATCCCACATCATCGAATCATCGGTGCAAAAATCACCACAGCAGTCAGCGGAAATATCATCATCAAGCAATCCAAGTGGTAGCCATACAAAGGGCTGATCTCTCAAAGCGTTTGGAACTGTCGAACCACATGAATTACAAAAGTCATTTCGATATCCACTTTCCTTTTTCCACGAGGAAATGAAACTACTCGAAGTTTGCCAATCAAAATCTTCAATTTTCACTATGGTGGCTAAATTATGACCAACTCCAGATTGCCTTCGGCATAGTGAACAGTGACATCTATAAAATTTCTCGGGCTGATTTTTTATCGTAAATTTCACTGAGCCACACAAACATGAACCACTAATCAAAGGAATCACCATAAAAATAAAAAAGTGTATTTACTACTATAATACCATCTGTTACGCAGTTCCTGAAAGGTGTCAATGATGCTGATATAGGGGTCAGTTTGGATATAGAAAATTATTGTACGGTAAGCCTGTTTTTTGAACAGGTTTCACCTATCTCAATGAGGTGTACTTCTGCATCAATCCCTTACGGGTTGATTTGGTTAAATAGTGCGCTAAACGTACAAGATTTTCCGATCTCCAAACTGACCCCCAATAGTGTAGGCTTAAATTCCATTGCTTTTTTCTTAGTTGGATGAATCCTAATCTTTAGTTTTTCACCTATGTTTAACTTTCCTTCAACTTTACGGATAAAGGGATTCCAACTCTCATACGATTTAA
The sequence above is drawn from the Proteus vulgaris genome and encodes:
- a CDS encoding GFA family protein; translated protein: MISGSCLCGSVKFTIKNQPEKFYRCHCSLCRRQSGVGHNLATIVKIEDFDWQTSSSFISSWKKESGYRNDFCNSCGSTVPNALRDQPFVWLPLGLLDDDISADCCGDFCTDDSMMWDCVRSANSNKSAVNSLFDLLLMLNVVQANFE